The segment AAATTTGCAAACAGTTGTGGAATTAAAGCAGCCAATTGTAgtatgaacagaaaaaaaaaaaaaaatagccatttCGGCTGTACAAACCATTTCCGCTTTGGCTAGCTGAAGCTCATAATCCGACAATGTTgattttttgcctgaacgttCATGCATTTTGCTAATTATAGTGTTTGctcgtaaaaaaggaaacaaaagcGTCTTcctacaaaaatgtgtaaacCGTTATATGTGCCTAATTGGGGATGAAAATGCTGAGCACAGTGGCCATGATGTAGTTTCTTTCCGCTCGTTAACAACTGTGCGGAAGTTCaacgaaaaataagaagCAAACGCGGAAAAGGTTCAATCGAAATGAGGAAGGCAAGGATAGAAGTCGCGAAGGGGACGAAACATAAACCACAATTGGGTAAGCATCCTACAAATTGACGTGATCGCCAAGCAAAAATACCAACAAGTGATTTTTCGACACACGTGCTCGTGgtacgtaaaaatgggaaaacgaGTGGAGTAACAACGAATTAAAGGATCCGTTTCCCCCACTTCCACCGCGCATGACCGCACAGCTGCTGAGCTAAAAGAATGTCAAAGCTCAAAAAAGAGTAGACAGCTGCAGGGCATCCATTTCATGCTTGGTATCATTTCGCGCGTTAAACATTCggataaaattaatatttttgtataaaacGCGATGGAAATTTCGTAAGCTCTGTAAATTCACCTCTTTTATTAGCgtattcaccattttgttgttcctTCTGCAGCTGTTAAAGTACTCTGAGAATAAATTATTCGTTACGCAGTCGTCATcgattatgtttttttcttcctcttttacTTCCGCTTTTACTTCCGCTTTCACTTCCgcgttttcttctcccttttgggcCACGCCAAACCTGGCATGGTCCCCATTTGAAGGTCCCTTCTTCAAATAAaacgcattaaaaaaattatttagttcaCAAATGAAGTCCCCTTTGGAGTACATCTTATGTTTGTCTATGTACGAATCTATCGttgcaattttgttaacataAGAGTTGACTTCCCTATCTCCTATGAACATGCTGTGCTCCCCCGTTTCCCCTGCATTTAGACATACTCCGTTAATCTCCCCCTTcggtttatttttccatctcGACGGCTGTGAATTGCTATACGAGTGGTACATCAAAAGGGCGTCATCGAatttgttgttgtttttttttttcttcccctccttcctTTTATCATTATGACTTAAATTAATTGAACAGTAGTTCTCCAGCACATactgagcaaaaaaatgttcatctCCCTGTAACGTTTTCAAAACTACTAGACACAAGTTAATGCACTTCTCAATATTCTTCATGGACTTGTCCAACTTTCTTCTGCAATTCATTTTAGAACCTTCACTGTCATCTCTTTTTATGCCATCGTTCTCTTTAATTTTGTCCAATGCGTAATACAAATTGAAGACAAAATTTTTGAGGAGGATCCCAACGAGGGATTTAACCCCCTTTTGGAATCTGTTAAGGAGGGGATGATGGAAGGGGGATTTGAATAGGGTGTGCCATTGTTCTGATTTATATATGCCC is part of the Plasmodium cynomolgi strain B DNA, chromosome 8, whole genome shotgun sequence genome and harbors:
- a CDS encoding hypothetical protein (putative) yields the protein NVCALKNTLALNDKCAKFQKGVKSLVGILLKNFVFNLYYALDKIKENDGIKRDDSEGSKMNCRRKLDKSMKNIEKCINLCLVVLKTLQGDEHFFAQYVLENYCSINLSHNDKRKEGKKKKNNNKFDDALLMYHSYSNSQPSRWKNKPKGEINGVCLNAGETGEHSMFIGDREVNSYVNKIATIDSYIDKHKMYSKGDFICELNNFFNAFYLKKGPSNGDHARFGVAQKGEENAEVKAEVKAEVKEEEKNIIDDDCVTNNLFSEYFNSCRRNNKMVNTLIKEVNLQSLRNFHRVLYKNINFIRMFNARNDTKHEMDALQLSTLF